One Ricinus communis isolate WT05 ecotype wild-type chromosome 1, ASM1957865v1, whole genome shotgun sequence DNA window includes the following coding sequences:
- the LOC8259858 gene encoding beta-glucosidase 11 isoform X1, whose product MCLRMLRICFLPFVLLNLAVAIFCADEYSRADFPPHFIFGSGTSAYQVEGAANEDGRKPSVWDTFVHEGKMGGATADVSVDQYHKYKEDVGLMVETGLDAYRFSISWSRLIPNGRGPVNPKGLEYYNNLINELISNGIQPHVTIFHYDHPQALEDEYRAWISPKIVKDFTAYADACFREFGDRVLYWTTLNEPNVLPLFSYDLGILPPNRCSAPFGFNCSQGNSTSEPYLVTHHLLLAHASAARLYKNKYQGRQNGFIGINILTSGVVSLTNSTEDLLASQRITDFFVGLIMDPLVFGNYPDTVKKNAGVRLPTFTNYQKKQIKGSFDFIGINHYFSLTAEDNPASLNFEHRDYFADIAVKIGIGDWDTSSFEYPINQWGLQEVLEYFKQFYGNPPIYIHENGQRSRRTSSLEDTSRVKYMHAYVGSVLDAIRNGSNTRGYFTWSFLDIFELLGGYEPCFGLYYVDINDSELKRYPKLSARWYSQFLKGGKVSSDGVIELPENSSSFSDNLLFQQTID is encoded by the exons ATGTGTTTGAGGATGTTAAGGATTTGTTTTCTGCCATTTGTTTTGCTAAATTTAGCAGTAGCAATCTTTTGTGCTGATGAATATAGTAGAGCAGACTTTCCTCCTCATTTTATCTTTGGTTCTGGTACCTCTGCTTATCAG GTGGAAGGGGCTGCTAACGAGGATGGGAGAAAGCCTAGCGTTTGGGATACCTTTGTTCATGAGG GAAAGATGGGTGGGGCAACTGCAGATGTATCAGTTGACCAGTATCATAAATACAAG GAAGATGTCGGGCTCATGGTTGAAACTGGGTTGGATGCCTATAGATTTTCCATCTCATGGTCAAGACTCATCCCAA ATGGAAGAGGCCCAGTCAATCCAAAGGGCTTAGAGTATTACAACAATCTCATCAATGAGCTTATCAGCAATG GCATCCAGCCACATGTTACAATATTCCATTATGATCATCCTCAGGCACTTGAAGATGAGTACCGTGCATGGATTAGCCCAAAGATAGT GAAAGATTTCACAGCTTATGCAGATGCGTGTTTCAGAGAATTTGGTGATCGGGTTTTGTACTGGACTACTTTGAATGAGCCTAATGTTCTTCCACTTTTCAGTTATGATTTGGGAATATTGCCTCCCAACCGATGTTCTGCTCCATTTGGATTTAACTGCTCTCAAGGCAACTCAACATCTGAGCCATACTTGGTTACTCATCATCTCTTGTTGGCACATGCATCAGCTGCAAGATTGTACAAGAATAAGTATCAG GGAAGGCAAAATGGATTTATCGGGATTAATATCTTAACAAGTGGGGTTGTTTCTCTAACAAATTCAACAGAGGATTTGCTTGCATCTCAAAGAATCACCGACTTTTTCGTTGGCCT GATAATGGATCCTCTGGTGTTTGGGAACTATCCTGACACAGTAAAGAAAAATGCCGGCGTAAGACTGCCAACCTTTACCAATTATCAGAAGAAGCAGATTAAAGGTTCATTTGACTTCATTGGAATTAATCACTACTTCTCACTAACAGCCGAAGACAACCCTGCCAGCCTTAATTTTGAGCATAGAGACTATTTCGCGGACATCGCAGTAAAAATTGGCA TAGGTGATTGGGATACCTCATCATTTGAG TATCCTATAAATCAATGGGGCTTGCAAGAGGTGCTGGAGTACTTCAAGCAATTTTATGGAAACCCACCTATTTACATTCATGAGAATg GGCAGCGAAGCCGACGAACTTCATCCTTGGAAGACACTTCAAGGGTGAAGTATATGCATGCATACGTTGGAAGTGTACTTGATGCTATTAG AAATGGATCAAACACGAGAGGCTATTTTACATGGTCTTTCTTAGATATATTTGAGCTTTTGGGTGGCTATGAACCATGCTTCGGTCTGTATTATGTAGACATTAACGACTCAGAATTGAAGAGATATCCTAAGCTCTCTGCACGTTGGTATTCTCAATTTTTGAAGGGAGGAAAAGTTAGTTCTGATGGAGTTATTGAGCTTCCAGAGAATTCATCATCTTTTTCTGATAATCTTCTGTTTCAGCAGACTATAGATTGA
- the LOC8259858 gene encoding beta-glucosidase 11 isoform X2: protein MCLRMLRICFLPFVLLNLAVAIFCADEYSRADFPPHFIFGSGTSAYQVEGAANEDGRKPSVWDTFVHEGKMGGATADVSVDQYHKYKEDVGLMVETGLDAYRFSISWSRLIPNGRGPVNPKGLEYYNNLINELISNGIQPHVTIFHYDHPQALEDEYRAWISPKIVKDFTAYADACFREFGDRVLYWTTLNEPNVLPLFSYDLGILPPNRCSAPFGFNCSQGNSTSEPYLVTHHLLLAHASAARLYKNKYQGRQNGFIGINILTSGVVSLTNSTEDLLASQRITDFFVGLIMDPLVFGNYPDTVKKNAGVRLPTFTNYQKKQIKGSFDFIGINHYFSLTAEDNPASLNFEHRDYFADIAVKIGSDWDTSSFEYPINQWGLQEVLEYFKQFYGNPPIYIHENGQRSRRTSSLEDTSRVKYMHAYVGSVLDAIRNGSNTRGYFTWSFLDIFELLGGYEPCFGLYYVDINDSELKRYPKLSARWYSQFLKGGKVSSDGVIELPENSSSFSDNLLFQQTID from the exons ATGTGTTTGAGGATGTTAAGGATTTGTTTTCTGCCATTTGTTTTGCTAAATTTAGCAGTAGCAATCTTTTGTGCTGATGAATATAGTAGAGCAGACTTTCCTCCTCATTTTATCTTTGGTTCTGGTACCTCTGCTTATCAG GTGGAAGGGGCTGCTAACGAGGATGGGAGAAAGCCTAGCGTTTGGGATACCTTTGTTCATGAGG GAAAGATGGGTGGGGCAACTGCAGATGTATCAGTTGACCAGTATCATAAATACAAG GAAGATGTCGGGCTCATGGTTGAAACTGGGTTGGATGCCTATAGATTTTCCATCTCATGGTCAAGACTCATCCCAA ATGGAAGAGGCCCAGTCAATCCAAAGGGCTTAGAGTATTACAACAATCTCATCAATGAGCTTATCAGCAATG GCATCCAGCCACATGTTACAATATTCCATTATGATCATCCTCAGGCACTTGAAGATGAGTACCGTGCATGGATTAGCCCAAAGATAGT GAAAGATTTCACAGCTTATGCAGATGCGTGTTTCAGAGAATTTGGTGATCGGGTTTTGTACTGGACTACTTTGAATGAGCCTAATGTTCTTCCACTTTTCAGTTATGATTTGGGAATATTGCCTCCCAACCGATGTTCTGCTCCATTTGGATTTAACTGCTCTCAAGGCAACTCAACATCTGAGCCATACTTGGTTACTCATCATCTCTTGTTGGCACATGCATCAGCTGCAAGATTGTACAAGAATAAGTATCAG GGAAGGCAAAATGGATTTATCGGGATTAATATCTTAACAAGTGGGGTTGTTTCTCTAACAAATTCAACAGAGGATTTGCTTGCATCTCAAAGAATCACCGACTTTTTCGTTGGCCT GATAATGGATCCTCTGGTGTTTGGGAACTATCCTGACACAGTAAAGAAAAATGCCGGCGTAAGACTGCCAACCTTTACCAATTATCAGAAGAAGCAGATTAAAGGTTCATTTGACTTCATTGGAATTAATCACTACTTCTCACTAACAGCCGAAGACAACCCTGCCAGCCTTAATTTTGAGCATAGAGACTATTTCGCGGACATCGCAGTAAAAATTGGCA GTGATTGGGATACCTCATCATTTGAG TATCCTATAAATCAATGGGGCTTGCAAGAGGTGCTGGAGTACTTCAAGCAATTTTATGGAAACCCACCTATTTACATTCATGAGAATg GGCAGCGAAGCCGACGAACTTCATCCTTGGAAGACACTTCAAGGGTGAAGTATATGCATGCATACGTTGGAAGTGTACTTGATGCTATTAG AAATGGATCAAACACGAGAGGCTATTTTACATGGTCTTTCTTAGATATATTTGAGCTTTTGGGTGGCTATGAACCATGCTTCGGTCTGTATTATGTAGACATTAACGACTCAGAATTGAAGAGATATCCTAAGCTCTCTGCACGTTGGTATTCTCAATTTTTGAAGGGAGGAAAAGTTAGTTCTGATGGAGTTATTGAGCTTCCAGAGAATTCATCATCTTTTTCTGATAATCTTCTGTTTCAGCAGACTATAGATTGA
- the LOC8259858 gene encoding hydroxyisourate hydrolase isoform X3: protein MCLRMLRICFLPFVLLNLAVAIFCADEYSRADFPPHFIFGSGTSAYQVEGAANEDGRKPSVWDTFVHEGKMGGATADVSVDQYHKYKEDVGLMVETGLDAYRFSISWSRLIPNGRGPVNPKGLEYYNNLINELISNGIQPHVTIFHYDHPQALEDEYRAWISPKIVKDFTAYADACFREFGDRVLYWTTLNEPNVLPLFSYDLGILPPNRCSAPFGFNCSQGNSTSEPYLVTHHLLLAHASAARLYKNKYQGRQNGFIGINILTSGVVSLTNSTEDLLASQRITDFFVGLIMDPLVFGNYPDTVKKNAGVRLPTFTNYQKKQIKGSFDFIGINHYFSLTAEDNPASLNFEHRDYFADIAVKIGIGDWDTSSFEYPINQWGLQEVLEYFKQFYGNPPIYIHENAKPTNFILGRHFKGEVYACIRWKCT, encoded by the exons ATGTGTTTGAGGATGTTAAGGATTTGTTTTCTGCCATTTGTTTTGCTAAATTTAGCAGTAGCAATCTTTTGTGCTGATGAATATAGTAGAGCAGACTTTCCTCCTCATTTTATCTTTGGTTCTGGTACCTCTGCTTATCAG GTGGAAGGGGCTGCTAACGAGGATGGGAGAAAGCCTAGCGTTTGGGATACCTTTGTTCATGAGG GAAAGATGGGTGGGGCAACTGCAGATGTATCAGTTGACCAGTATCATAAATACAAG GAAGATGTCGGGCTCATGGTTGAAACTGGGTTGGATGCCTATAGATTTTCCATCTCATGGTCAAGACTCATCCCAA ATGGAAGAGGCCCAGTCAATCCAAAGGGCTTAGAGTATTACAACAATCTCATCAATGAGCTTATCAGCAATG GCATCCAGCCACATGTTACAATATTCCATTATGATCATCCTCAGGCACTTGAAGATGAGTACCGTGCATGGATTAGCCCAAAGATAGT GAAAGATTTCACAGCTTATGCAGATGCGTGTTTCAGAGAATTTGGTGATCGGGTTTTGTACTGGACTACTTTGAATGAGCCTAATGTTCTTCCACTTTTCAGTTATGATTTGGGAATATTGCCTCCCAACCGATGTTCTGCTCCATTTGGATTTAACTGCTCTCAAGGCAACTCAACATCTGAGCCATACTTGGTTACTCATCATCTCTTGTTGGCACATGCATCAGCTGCAAGATTGTACAAGAATAAGTATCAG GGAAGGCAAAATGGATTTATCGGGATTAATATCTTAACAAGTGGGGTTGTTTCTCTAACAAATTCAACAGAGGATTTGCTTGCATCTCAAAGAATCACCGACTTTTTCGTTGGCCT GATAATGGATCCTCTGGTGTTTGGGAACTATCCTGACACAGTAAAGAAAAATGCCGGCGTAAGACTGCCAACCTTTACCAATTATCAGAAGAAGCAGATTAAAGGTTCATTTGACTTCATTGGAATTAATCACTACTTCTCACTAACAGCCGAAGACAACCCTGCCAGCCTTAATTTTGAGCATAGAGACTATTTCGCGGACATCGCAGTAAAAATTGGCA TAGGTGATTGGGATACCTCATCATTTGAG TATCCTATAAATCAATGGGGCTTGCAAGAGGTGCTGGAGTACTTCAAGCAATTTTATGGAAACCCACCTATTTACATTCATGAGAATg CGAAGCCGACGAACTTCATCCTTGGAAGACACTTCAAGGGTGAAGTATATGCATGCATACGTTGGAAGTGTACTTGA